In Drosophila simulans strain w501 chromosome 3R, Prin_Dsim_3.1, whole genome shotgun sequence, a single window of DNA contains:
- the LOC27206982 gene encoding uncharacterized protein LOC27206982 translates to MSVLKQVCDGPEPKWKAERSIFELPEHKLITSQECMQLKRELEAERPDEFEVSPMILCLMLTLLLFLIGFWIWLISRSCLFSQPEPVAFKSREVHRVPGGSTPKCKSQKISYFDELADWDGNPLKYSGSNQAPVLETEGGSTQRATESVQKTDSKESVLSTSQALAGSALCSPKRKYRIKWSNFIRRNRKKQSETESPQ, encoded by the exons ATGTCAGTCCTTAAACAAGTTTGCGATGGACCTGAGCCGAAATGGAAGGCAGAAAGGAGCATCTTCGAGCTGCCGGAACATAAACTGATCACCTCACAGGAATGCATGCAACTGAAGCGTGAGCTGGAAGCCGAGAGGCCAGATGAGTTCGAGGTTAGTCCCATGATCCTGTGCCTTATGCTGACCCTGTTGCTTTTCCTGATCGGCTTCTGGATTTGGTTAATATCGCGTAGCTGCCTCTTTTCGCAACCAGAGCCGGTTGCTTTTAAGAGCAGGGAAGTACATCGCGTTCCAGGAGGTTCAACTCCAAaatgcaaaagccaaaaaattaGTTACTTTGATGAACTGGCGGACTGGGATGGTAATCCATTGAAATATAGCGGTTCCAATCAAG CTCCAGTCTTGGAAACGGAGGGCGGATCAACACAAAGAGCCACCGAATCTGTGCAAAAAACTGATAGCAAGGAATCGGTTCTCTCAACCAGTCAGGCTTTGGCAGGATCAGCCCTCTGCAGTCCAAAAAGGAAATACAGGATCAAGTGGTCCAACTTTATTaggcgaaatcgaaaaaaacaaTCCGAAACTGAAAGCCCACAATAA
- the LOC6728434 gene encoding uncharacterized protein LOC6728434 — MNPACRLNLESKECQEWMNEVCAHCSHLLPGVEEAELWDKWWSDELPAPFKSRVNLMSAYDCHKLRKEVARQVTNSRDQEWHEEEGNPVTWTLCQLILLIIVMVSSMIAMGCALKVLCESQRRWSGRTKCAPPIKVKQEERPPPPPADVETPPQKDICKPAKQPKAFISFGRTTDPRTRFGPYKHQKLLQTASMRPECQPAES; from the coding sequence ATGAATCCAGCGTGCAGACTGAACCTGGAGAGCAAGGAATGCCAGGAGTGGATGAACGAGGTGTGTGCCCACTGCTCCCACCTGCTGCCCGGCGTGGAGGAGGCGGAGCTGTGGGACAAGTGGTGGTCGGACGAGCTGCCCGCTCCGTTCAAGTCGAGAGTTAATCTTATGTCCGCCTACGATTGCCACAAGCTGCGCAAAGAGGTTGCCCGCCAGGTGACGAATAGCCGAGATCAGGAGTGGCACGAGGAGGAAGGCAATCCGGTCACCTGGACGCTCTGCCAGCTAATCCTACTGATCATAGTGATGGTTTCCTCGATGATCGCCATGGGGTGTGCCCTGAAAGTGCTCTGCGAAAGCCAACGTCGCTGGTCGGGCCGCACGAAATGTGCTCCACCAATAAAGGTGAAACAGGAAGAGaggccaccgccaccaccagcCGATGTGGAGACGCCGCCCCAAAAGGACATCTGCAAGCCAGCCAAGCAGCCCAAGGCCTTCATCTCCTTTGGCCGGACCACCGACCCACGCACACGTTTCGGTCCGTATAAGCACCAGAAGCTGCTCCAGACCGCCTCCATGCGACCGGAATGCCAGCCGGCGGAGTCGTAG